The Gopherus flavomarginatus isolate rGopFla2 chromosome 4, rGopFla2.mat.asm, whole genome shotgun sequence genomic interval CCAGGCCTCACACTGCAAACAGCCTCATGGAAATCATTGAAGCAACTTGTGAAGTAATATACTACTCAATGTGGGTCAATATTTCTGTGCATGTATTGGATGGTGAATGATGTAGTTGCTCAATGTTGTTCTGTTGGCGGCTCCCAGCATGCCTGTCTGTGGTTGCCCATAGATCAGAGACCTCTTCGAGGCTAATGGCTAAATGGAAGGTGCAATTAAGCTCCTTTAGAAAGTAAGATATCTGAAAAAAGAGAAACCACTGCCCAAAGCACTGGCCACAAAGAAGGCCTGGGGAAACACTAATTGTGGAGGAATACGAGGAATTTCCCTGAAAAGTGACTGCAAATGCAGGGGATAGTGCATTGATTGGATTGCAGCTGTAAGCGTCCATATGTGTCAGAAGCCGACAGGCAAGAGAAAGTACCTGAAAAGCCAGAGAAGCTCTGGTAGCATGTCTCTAAGAGGAAGCCAAGAGAGGGGCCTTTTCtttgggcagagtgctggctgaAAAGGCAGGTTTGGAATTATGAGCAAGGAAAGTGCTTTCTATTGTTTGTTCCTGCTCTGTCCTGGGAAACATTCTTTGTAATTACATGGGATTGTACCAAAGAAATACCAGACATAAATATCTGCCCCGTACCAGCAACTACCCACAAAGTGCCAAATGGCTACCTGCATGGGCCAAAAGGAGCAAAGGTATTTCTTTTACCCTCCCTGTTCACTGCATGCCACACAACCTACCCCTTACCCCTTCAAAAATACCAGCTACATTGTAAATTAAGCAATCTCGATTTGGGGGGCTGATGTCCATTCACGTTTTGTCGAGCAGGAGGAGATGAAGGGAAGTGCtaggtagagctgctgctgctgtttttaatTCCACAGTCTGATGAGTTTGTTTCATCCCGAGATGGAACTTGGATGGCAGAAAGACAAAGCAGCTAAACTTTTTAAGTGGCAGGGAGAAGAGGACAATTGACATTTGCTCCCAGGTCTCCAAGGCCTGTTTGCAGCCAGACAGTTCCCCCTTTGCAATGTGTAACCAAAGCCAAATGCAAGTCACCCCCATCCCGGAGTGGGGGGATGCAAACGGCAAGGGGGGCAATCTCTAAGGGGTCAGCCCCTGGGCAGACCCCCACGCTCGGCGATCTCGCCGTTggcaggaagggggctgggggaggcgtGTCCCGGCGCCCCCCACCCGGGCCAGGCGCAGGCTGCGGCCAGGTGGGCGGGCCGGGGCGGAGCTGCCCCCCGGGCCAGGGGGATATAGCGCTGCGCAGGGGCCGGCCCCTGGCACCGCCGCTCTCCGCCCCAGCCCGCGCAGGACGATGGGCGCCCCGTGGCTCttgctggctgccctggccctggccctggccgcCGGCGCGGCGCTGGCCAAGGACCGGCCCCCGCGGCTGCTGGGGGGGCTGATGGACGCCGAGGAGAACGACGAGGGGGTGCAGCGGGCGCTGCGCTTCGCCATGAGCGAGTACAACAAAGCCAGCAACGACAAGTACCGCAGCCGGGTGGCCGAGGTCCTCCAGGCCCGCAAGCAGGTACCAGCCAGCCCCCCGGGGGGGCACCCCGCCAGCCCGCCGCCGCCTCCCCCCGGATCTCCGAGCAGAGCCCGGGGCAGACAGCGACGCCCCCGTGGGAATCCCTGGATTtaaactctgccccccccccactcctgcacTGGGCCTCTAACCTCTGCACCCACGTGGGGAAACTGATCTGGGGGCACGAAGCAGCTGCCCCCCCCCGACGCTGCTCCCCAGGGCACCCCTaaggggctgtgggtgggtgcGGGGAGTGAGGTGCGATGtcagggctccctgcatccagggcactttccccacctgggctgtgtaCTGTTGCGGAGAGCAAGTAATATCTGTCCTACTCAGCTGTCCTCCCCGCTACCCgtcagcagggagcagggaaaaACCTGGGTACCCCCAcgctcccctggcaggcaggagcAGTTTCTGACTGTACACTGGCAGTGCCTGACTCTGCACTGCTGCATGACACTTCCTTGGCCACGGTgcccctaaggctggccctgggcagggtgtgtgtgtgggggggaatctgCCTGTTAACCTGGCCCTAAAATGTGCCTCTGTAGCAGACATGGGAAAGAACTGGTAGGCCTGAGGGACCTGTAGGGGGTTGGTTCTCCAACTCCATTTATTTTACCCCTGTGTAAGGCTAAGGTTCCTGCAGAACTGGAGTGACTCCCAATTTTTACCCCAGCTTTAGGCAGGCCCCTGTAGTTATGTTTTCCCAAAGGTCAGGGAGGGAGATGACAGCGAGTTTTGCAAATGTAGAATGGAGAAATCAAGAGATGCAAAACTGAAGCTGAGCCAGTAAGTGGTGGGTTACTTTCCACTTCTGAGTTTCCTTTCTGGGCTGGTGCTGAGCAAATGTGGTTGGTGAAGGTGAGGACAGTAGGTTGGGCCTTGTAACCAAACTGCTGCATATGAACATTTCTTCTCGGGCTTCTCTGCTTTATTCAGTCTTCGTTCCCTTGTTGCTCGCAGGCTTTTCCCCTCATTCATGCTTTCCTAGGTGGCCCATCTCTTACTAATCAAGCATTTTGTACTGGGGCTTTAAAATCCCCTCCTCCCAAGTTGTTTGACAGAACTGCTTGTATAGGCACTGAACTACATGAGAactaagggcctgtctacactacaaaattaggtcaacttAAGTTAGGTCGACCTACAGCCACTGCAGTCATTAAATCGGTTGTTGGTGTCTGTGGTACCCTCCTTCTGCTGGTGGCGCTCATCAGGAGCACTTACACTCATTAGTGTGGGGAACTGCTAGCTGTGCAGGGCTCACAACTGGAgtaccccctgacagccccagctGTGAGTAAGGCACAGGGCTCAATTTCACAGCAGGGCCCCTACCAGCaatgaaattgacattcttgtcagtttcatagcTGCTGTTATTTCACAGTTTATCTCCGTCTGTCAGCCCAGTGCAGGGCTCACAGCCGGAGCTCCCCATTTCCTCATGGCCCTAGAGCGGACAGCCTCTAGTGACCAAAGGTGAAATAATAGCAACAGTGAAATGTACAATGTAAGTTTCACTGCTGATAGGCTCCTTGCTGTGAAATTGAGGCCAGGTGCCTAGGCTCACAGGTCTAGCTGTCAGCTCTTCTGTTGCTGCCTCGGTGGGGGGAAGGTGCATGAGAGGAGAGCCTGAGCCTGGCTGCCTTCCAGTGAGAGAttgagagggggaaggagagccTGAGCCCCCCACGCAATCCCACACTAGGAGGTGGCAGAAGGGGGCTGTCAGTCCCTGTGTGGAGGCAGACAGCCAACAGGCGATGTAAGtcacagtgtctacacagacgcTGTTGTCCTAACTACATCGACCTAAGCACTGtgcccctcacagagctggagttATTAGTCGACGTAGTGAGCGACTTCCGTTTGTGGGAGCACCATGGCAGCGTAGACACTTGCATAATTAGGTCAATGTAAGTCAGCCTGactctgtagcgtagaccaggccagtTGAAGGAAAACAAACCACCAAGCCAGCTTTTTGAAATAGGACCAGAGAAACAGGCCTTCTTTGAAAGGCAAACAGTAACCAGGAAGGAGTGTTTCTCTATTTCATTTTAGCACTTAGAATCTTTGTGGTTGATGTACCATGTAGTGCCTACATATGCTTTTAAAAAAGTCTACTGTGGACACATGTGTCCCCCTGGTGAGAAGATGAGAGAATGAATCATGTTAGCCCCAGCACTTAATGCACTGCTAGAGTGCTCAGATCCCATTGTGAGGAGGCCACTAGAAAGAGTCTAAACACTTATCTGAAATGTCCCTGCACAAGAGGGTAGGGAGGGGGAAATGAGTTGgttccttttgaaaatttagtgggggagagggaggggcaatTTGCCTGTTTTATCTTAGAAATATTAGGAATGTAAACTCTGCTTTTCCCAGGCCGCCTTGTATGTTTCTGGAGAGGTTTTCTTAATTCGAAGGGGTTGAGGTTGTTGTAACAAAGATTCTTAGAGGTTAACAAAACTGAAGACTTTTAAACAGCTTGAATAAAAATCAATCATTTGTCTTCAGTGTTCTGGATTTTGTTTCTATGGCATCTGTAATGTCATAACCACCCGCCACAACTGCCCAGTCATCCAGAGTTTCCCAGGAAAAAAACCAGGACCTTTAATTGCTAATGAAAGACAAGCAAGGAGAAGTGGAAATAATTGGGGAATGGAACCAAAATCTTTTAGGCCTTTTCTCTGCATcataaagaaacaaactcttccctcctccccttcctcttctGCAGGACATCTCTGGAGGCTGAAGTGACACTTAGTGGCCTTGACACAATTTGatcaatgctttaaaaaaaataagactagttaaataatacctagctcttacacaGTGCTTTTCATTGGTAGAGCAAGACTGTACAAAGGTCAGTAGCATtagtcccatttcacagatggggaaactgaggtacagggcaATTAAGTGACTTCTGCAAGCTGGCCAGCAGCAGAGTAGGGAATAgaaccagatctcctgactccaagtctagtgctctagccactagttCATACTGCTACCCTCAATGATGGGAGGGAGACTTTGAAACTGAAATTGGAGGACTTTAGCAGTCACTATTTTCTAATGCATATTGCATTAGAGAACAGAGACCTGGATAGGGAGGCGGGGGCGtgttccattgtgctagacagTGTACAAACACAGACTGTGCCAACAGCCCAAAGCGGCAAGGTCTGAGAAAGGAGGGAGCAAAGGACAGCAGGCATAGAAAGTGACCAGGGTTATGATAGACACATGTTCATTCCACAATGGTTTTTTAACCTATGGACTCCCCTCAGCTGCCCTTCTGCCTTGAGTGGTTAGTTCATTTTTTCTATTAACAATTAAAATAGGCTGCCCTCAAtcagaatgttttatttttattttttttaaactatcctCACTTGTTGTTTCAAATGCTTCACGTGGGCAATTCTCCTGTAGGATGTCAGCCAGAGAATGAGACCCCGATTTAGCAAAGCACCTGCTTTTGTCCCATTGAGGTCTCCTCTGGAATGTTGCTAATGCTTGTGACCTTTAGCACGTcacatgatatttggtgtttttattagcagcaaagaatcctgtggcaccttatagactaacaaacgttttggagcatgagctttcgtgggtgaatacccacttcctcagatgcatgtaatggaaatatccaggggcaggtatatatatgtgtgctagcaagcaagctagtgTTTttattaaagccccagctcttggagtcatgcaACTACTAGGGCTgttaagtgatttaaaaaaaatcacaattaatcatgagATAAAATTGTGACTAATTGCACTGttcaataatagaatacaatttatttaaatattttgggggcTTTTCTCTATTTTCAAATATAGGCTCAGGGCACAGGGCTCTAGCCCCTCTGCTGCCAATGCCTCCCTCCTCATCCAGGGGTATGCAATTAAcgcattaattttcttttcagttaatCAGAGGCATTAACTGCGATCAACAGCACTAGTAATTACATGAGAAGTTCAGCCTTCAATTTTTGGAAGGaacgggggggcagggaggagggagaatgcaACTTTTTAGCCCTcacagttgcagagaaaagcttggacATGTGACCCCTGAAGGCACAAAACCTCAAagtcaaatattttaaatgtttgggtCTTTGTAATATGACTTTTTTAGAaaatcatgattttgggggctagacttgtgattttttttttccccttccactgcTTGGTATTGGCAATACTCTCGTTGATAAACTAAAGTAGTAAGAGTAATCTGCTTCCGTTCCTTTTAACTGAACATATCTATTAATAGTTTTTTAAGCCAGTAAGCAGAGCTATCACATGCCATGAGTCAGCACCTTGGGTTTTGTTTTCTGGCCTGCAAAGGGTGCTGGCTCCTTATTTTTAATTGCCACATGCAGTTCCTCTGGATGCATGTTTGGTTTCTGTCCCTTGGACTCTCTGCTTTTCCAGGGTCACTCATTTATTCCTTGCACCTCCATTTGTTCAACACTTTTCTTCAGTGCTTATTGCAGTACGACCCCCGAGAGGCCTCCCCTGCAATCaaattgtgcttggtgctgtgtaCACGCCTAGGAAAAGAGTGCGTGCCACAAAGAACTCAATCCTAGACTAGCAACATCACCACGAAAACAAGGCTTCCTTTTAGTCCGGTCTGTCTCTGACCCTCTCGGCAGGTCAATGGCCTGTAGTGCTTTCTAGACAATCTATCAGTGCTCTAAACAAGCTTTTCCCCTCTTTTTACAGATTGTGTCCGGAGTCAAGTACTATCTGAATGTTAAGGTTGGCCGGACAACTTGCACCAAGTCATCAACGGAAGTTCAGGACTGTGAATTTCATTCAACACCAGAGCTGGCTAAGGTATGGCATAGAAAGAGCTTAAACTCAGAGGGCTAGTGCATCTACAGAACTTGTATTCAGGTATGACCTAGACACCCCAGATCTTAtctggggccccactgtgctaggtgtggTACAGACACATAGGGAGACAGTCTCTGCAGCACTTGCAGTcttaaatggacaagacagacaaagggtgggagaaaagtgctattatccccatttcacagatggggaactgatacACAGAGAATAAGTGACCTTATCCAAGGTCACATAggtctagcagagctgggaacataaGCCACAGCTCTTCACTCTCACTCCAGATCCTACTCCTCTGTCACATTGTTCACTGCCAATTTGAGAAATTTAAGTTTTGGTCCCAAACTTATTAAAGGTTCATTTTGTCACTGAGGTCTACAAATAGGTTAACGGTGGCAGAGGTTAGTTGCTATAGGAGTTGAGATCTGACGTTGTGGCAGATTTGCAAAGAATCCCAGGCTTCTGCACACAAATAACATAATTCAGTGGGGCATGTCACCTGATTTCAGATCAACTCCTTAATGACTAAACTGAGCCACAAAATAGTGCCTAATCAGAATCCACTTTTCAATACTATTACAGCCTTAGCACTGTTAATCTAGGCCAGTAGTTCTGAAGTCCTTATCAGATGTGTGCCTGCATGCACATTTATTACAACTCTGCATGAAATTCTCTATGCAGAGTTACTGCTGGTTGCACAGCTAACTGGTAACTTGTGTGTGCAGTTACTAGAGTTGTGCATGCTGCAGTGATGCATGCACTGATGAATTAGCTGCCCTGACACATCCTTTTTTTGAACATACATGGGTGCTAGCTCTCTTCTGAAAAGTTCCATCAAAGCTTCAGACTCCCATTGTTGCAAGTCTTGGCTGAAGTTatgctcttagggtatgtctacactgcagttaggcacctgtggctggcctgtgccagctgacttgggctctcaCAGCTTGGGCTATGGGACTGTTttaacttcagtgtagacatctcaCCTCACAGggacccagagcccaggctcaagcCAAACCCGAATGTCTgtgctgcaattaaacagcccctgagcttgaagcagctggcatggaccagctgTGGGTGGCTAGTTTGTGGTGTAGACCCCCTTAGAGGAGCTAACCTGatcttcagaagtgctgagcactcagcctTTCCTGCTGACTTTGATGGCAGTGGTTGGGTGCTTGACACTTTTGGAAAACTAGTTTTCCAACTCTGGTCTCCTCTTGGTGAAACTGTCCCAGAATATTCACAAGTGCAGATTATTTAAAGAGCCACCTTCTCGGTCAATATGCTGCTGACCTCCACAGATGGCAAAGGTTTGCATCCCTGGCATGACCGGTTCAATTATATCTGCATTTTTATATTTGtaaactaacttttttttccctctcccctttctcCTCAGCACATCACTTGCAGCTTCGTAGTGTACACTGTTCCTTGGCTAAACAAAATTAGCCTACTGGAAAATAAATGCCAATAAGCACCTGTTCGTTCCTGCACATGTCGGCAACCAGTTGTTGTAGGTTtgctgtttttaaagaaaaagcaatAATCTGAATTACCCTCTTGAGATGGATTTCTGTCCATTGCTGTTAACTCAAATGCTTATATACACTTGTGCTATGCAAGTAAAGCTCTgtaaccttcctttgaagcaaaacagaatgttttttgtttcttaCCTATCATTACTTTGTTCCTCCAGTCTGTCCTTTCAAATAAAACATTAACCTAACTTGTCAATGTCAGAGGTTTTGAGAAATGTTTGTCCCTGTTACAGAAACTGACAGAAATAAAACTAATAAGTGCCAGAGCACGTAGTCGGGAGTGTGCATTATAAGCCTACAAATGGCTGTGTTGCCTGTTAAAGGGAGGAGCTTTCCCAGGAGCTAGCATCTGCTTTGCAAGTTCCCTACacaggcagagctgtgtggagctCAGTCCTGATCAACAGCACTCATGCTGTTTGGCCTGGGTTTTGCTGCACCAGTTGTGTGGTGTGGTTGTGTTGGAAGTCATGTGAGATCCTACTTATAGCACCCATATAATCCAGGCTTGGATTATGGCAGTACAATGAACAGATCCCTCTTTTAAGTTAAAGCTAAGATTCTGGGCAGCAAGACAGTAGCCTGAAAAGTAACCCTAGCTGTGAAGGGATCACCTTTTCAAGGATTAACCAAGGCAGCAGTATCTCTCTGCCTGAGTCTGAGAGCCTGGAACAATAGCTCTAAGAGGGGTGTACTACCCCATCAATCCAGAAGGAGCTAAAACCAAGGAGTCCTACTGAAGGTTGAGCCCAATTTCAATTGCCCAGGGATGCTCAGAACATATACAATGTAATGGGAGGGGTGAATCATGGGGTGGAGCTTTTTCTTATGGGtggatatttttaaaagacatgcccagtcattttgcacccccgccctgcccctgaATGTACCATAATCTTCAGTGCATGATAAACACATGGATCAGGTATCCAAGGACAGTACTCTGAGCTCCCTGTGTTTGTAATGGTTAAACATGCCATTCTCCCTGACTCCCCCAGACACTTCATTTCAGTCAGTGTTGTTAGAAGTTCAGCATAGGGGAGGAGCAATTGCTTTCAGAGACAGGGCCTGAGAAGGCTTTTTCTCAGCAGACAAACCACCACAAATAATGGCTTTGAGCCTGCAGACATGCACCTAGGTGGAGAAGTGTTTGCAGCATAGCAGCTATAGACCCAATGCAAGAGGAGGATGGTAACATTGTTAATAAcgcagaagtgttcaatacagAAGTATTTATCTGTAAGGAAGGATGTACTTGTCTCACAGAAGGATGATGACatactttccagtccattagtaaACAAGGAGGATGTTAAACCACATCTACTGGGGATGAACATTTTCAAATCAGCAGCCCTgcataacttgcacccaagagtccaaaaagagttGGCTCAGAAAATCTCAAGCCCCTTCATGTTAATTTTTATGAATCTTGGAATACCTGGGAAATTTCTGAAAACTGGAAGAGTGCTActgttgtgccaatattcaaaaaggggCACAAGTGGGAGGACTCACGTAATTACAGGCCAGTTAGCCTGACATCACTCCCAGGCAAAACAGAAAAGCTGACATGGAATTAAATTGATAATAAGGATATAATTAATGCCAGGCACCAGGGTCTTATCAAATAAACTTGATCtcattttttgatgagattacaagttcaGTGGACAAAGGTAGctgtggaagtaaatataaatcaCTGCTGATTAAGTTTGGCAGACTGGCCAGGGCAAATCTAGATTGCTTGGTAACCTTGCCCCATTTAATACAGCCAATTATGCATCCAGGAATGAGGAATGCAGGCCATGCCAACAAAATGGGGGACTGCATCTTGGAAAGAAGGGGCtggaaaggatttaggggtcacagTAGAAATGCAACTCAACATGccctcccagtgtgatgctgtggccaaaaggactaatgcagTCCTTGGCTAAACAGGCACGAGTGAGTAGAAACAGGTGATTGTACTGCTGTATATGGTATTTGGGAGGCCACACTGGAATATTGGTAGAGTTCTGCTGTCCACATTTTAAAGAGATGAAAAATTGGAgacagtgcagagggctggagttGAGGGCTGGAGGATACAGaagcacagaactggaagggatctcgagaggtcatctagtccagtcccctgccgtaTGGTGAGAGACTTCAAGAGCCCCATCTGTTTAGCTTGTCAAAAAGAAGAGtgaagggtgacttgattacagtgtctaGGTAGAAGATACCaaggattaaaagggctctgatTTAGCAGAGAGAGGCAGAATGAGAACCAATGTCTTAAAACTGAGACCAGACAAGTTCAAACTGGAAACAATGCAGACATTTTAAACAGAGAGGCtgattaagcattggaacaaactaccaagggaaatggtggattaTTCCCTATCTCCTGATGTCTtcacatcaagactggatgcttttctgaagATATTCTTTAGTCAAACCccagttattgggctcaatacaggggttaACTGGGTGAGATTTaatggcctgtgttctacaggaggtcagactagatgatccaatggtcccttctggtcttaaactatGACTAGGGGCCTATTTGGTTACAATTCACATGTGTACGCTATAGCTATTTACCACCTCAGAGCATATTATTTAATATACTatcctctcctccccttccccaactgCAACTTTCAAAGCTACTCCAGCATCATGGTATCTGTAGGACCTAGATAGGGCAGACTCTAGgtcaggggtaagcaacctatggcacgtgtgccaaaggcggcacgtgaactgattttcagtgacactcacactgcccgggtcctgatcacccgtccaaggggctctgcattttaatttaaaatatttaagaagcttcatttaaaattaaaaaccttattcactttatatacaacaatagtttagttatatattatacacttacagaaagagaccttctaaaaacattaatatattactggcatgcaaaatcttaaattagagtgattaaatgaagactcggcacagcacttctgaaagattgccaaccctTGCTCTAGTGCATGGAGTAGGACTTGAGGTATCTAACAAATAGGAAAAGCTGATATACAGCCAGTGTAAGTTGAGATCTTTCTGTTTCTCTTTATTTCCTGCAGATGCATTGTTCTACTCTTCATGGAGATCAGCCAAGGGTGCGTGTGCACACGTGTTTGAGAGAGAGGAGTGAatctctgttttgtgtgtgtgtgtgtgtgtgtgtgtgtgtgtaagagagaggaaAATCTGATATACACAGATCTACTTTCACTATGAAGTTACTATAATATACATTTATTAGGCTGCATTTCTGAACAGAATACAGATTTGTTGGAACAATATGAGGTTAGCATAGCTAAAGCCGAAAGAAAGCCCCTGGCATGAAGACTGAAGTGCTCAACACCAAGACAAAAACCAAACTTGGTTTTTGGAACGTATGGACAATGCACGAAACAGGGAAGCTATctcaggttgcagcagagatgagatgCTACAGCTTACACATCCTGGGTGTCAGTGAGAGCAGATGGATGGGATCAGGAAGATTAACAACAACTTCGGGAGACATTTTGCTGTATTCTGGACAACCCCAGGAGGGTGTTGCCATCCTTTTGAAGAAGGGAATGGAGTGGTCCCTGCTTGAGTGGAAGACCATCAGCAGCAGATTTATGAGAGCCAGACTGAAAGGGAAACACAATAATGTCACCCTGATCCAGTTCTATGCGCTGACAAATGAGAGTGTTGAAGAAGCAAAGGACAAATTCTACCTTACACTAGAGGCGGAGTTAGAGAGAGCACCACGCCACGGCCAAACTATTGTCATGGGAGACCTGAATGCCAAGGTCAGTAGAGCCAACACAAACAATGCCGGAGCAATGGCAAACATGGGTGTGGCACCATGAACGAAAACGGAGAGAGGCTTGTTGATTTCTGCAATATGAACTACCTAGTCATCCGCGGAACCCTATTTCAACAGTGTGAAATTCACAAGCTGACCTAGTGTTCTCCAAATGGCAGAAATCAGAACCAGACTGACCACACGATGATCAATGGCAAATGGTGACACTCACTGACAGATGTGAAAGTCAGAAGGGGAGCAGATGTTGGCAGCTGACGCCACCTTGTGACAGGCTCCATCAGGCTAAAACTGAGACGTGTGGGTCCAAATAAGAGACGTAGATGCTATGACATTGACAAGCGAAAGTCCCGTGAAATACAGAAAGCCGTCGTTCTGCAGGTAAAGAACAGGTTTCAAGCACTTGCAGACCTTGATGAAGAGGAGAGGTATGCAGATGAGGAGATCAACAAGAAGTGGgacaaaacaacaacaatttataaacagagcagtgaagcctgACTAGGCTACAGGCAGAGGAGAAGGAAGGAGTGGATTACACCCAGGACATGGAATGCCACAGAAACCAGATGAGTCCTAAAGAAAATAGTTTTCGACACAAAATcccagaagctaaaggacaaatacCATGAGCAGTATACCAGGCACACTGGGAGATCAAACACCTTGTGAGAGCGGACAAATGACGTTATATTGATAATCTGGCAACAGAGGATGCAGCTGCTGGTGGTGAACAAGGAACTGTTTACAAAATGATGTGGCTTATCAATGGTAAACAGCAGACACCAACAAACACTCATCAGGGACAAACAAGGCCACCTACTAACAGATAAAGAACAAGAAATGtgctggacagagcatttcaaagaattgctgaacagggagccacctaaagaggaagtgaacatccaggaggcagaagatCTTGATATTAACACAGACACCCCAACTaaggaagagatcattcaagccatcaaatcctttaaaaatgggaaagctcctggcaaggataacttgaatgcagaattgttcaaggtAAATCCTGAGTTAGCAGGATCTACCCTGGCCCCTCTATTCACctcagtctgggaaagggaaaaagtgccagatgagtggaccaatggggttatagtgaagataccaaagaaaggaactctcagtAATTGTAATAACTGGCATGAtatcacacttttatctgtgccaagcaaagtattcaagtatcagaggcgtagccatgttagtctggatctgtaaaagcagaaaagagtcctgtggcaccttatagactaacagaggtattggagcatgagctttcgtgggtgaatacccacttcgtcagatgcatgcttatgctccaatatgtctataaggtgccacaggactctttgctgcttttacagatccagattaacatggctacgcCTCTGACACTTGaatactttgcttggcacagataaaagtaTTGTGTAGGAGCATAGTTCAGtgtatatcagaggcagttgatagTGTTCTCAGAAAAAAGCAAGCCGGTTTTTGGAAAGGGCatggatgcacagaccagatctcTCTACGAAACATAACAGAACAATGCTTAGAACGGCAATGGCAACTCTGCTATATTTCGTAGACTTTGggaaggcttttgatagcattcacaggaccagcctatggtGCATTCTGCAGGCATATGGAATCCCTCTCCATATAATCAACATCATCAAAAGCTTTTATTTGAACTTTACATGCAGCATTGagcac includes:
- the CST3 gene encoding cystatin-C, which encodes MGAPWLLLAALALALAAGAALAKDRPPRLLGGLMDAEENDEGVQRALRFAMSEYNKASNDKYRSRVAEVLQARKQIVSGVKYYLNVKVGRTTCTKSSTEVQDCEFHSTPELAKHITCSFVVYTVPWLNKISLLENKCQ